One genomic segment of Rhizobium sp. 11515TR includes these proteins:
- a CDS encoding DUF6270 domain-containing protein yields the protein MGGIAYYGSCPSEEFVRYVFADSSIVFFCYGINVASFMNDRPVSITALEGWPEPIQKKLQFEADKGFCDRLRSSAPMTLVIDFSRATRTSLLDYEGTLLTAPYELLDAGPDLQREAFNIFKIIPFGSRDFWTRVIEGAQRFCEFLNANLPDTKVILLDMPPTADYRGTLIDRNTYVTDFCRWQIRYPISRMLIDFCRERIENSRIFAPPSDLYSDDTALYGPAPMHYSVEVWKEIAVRFHANGGFEGLPRASDTVSTLTNYSGLIDAFTKTALTNPNLHRFSLDILLGALPYLFAKISSPAHSHFGDPIDSYDVVAAFRWILGREPESVETFLSHYALPNRWELRETLLRSLEFQSQVTNYAKR from the coding sequence ATGGGTGGCATCGCCTATTATGGCTCGTGCCCTAGCGAGGAGTTTGTCCGATACGTATTTGCGGACAGCAGCATCGTCTTTTTCTGTTACGGCATCAACGTCGCCAGCTTCATGAACGACAGGCCGGTGTCCATCACCGCCCTAGAGGGGTGGCCCGAACCGATCCAAAAGAAGCTGCAGTTCGAAGCCGACAAAGGCTTCTGCGATCGGTTGAGGTCGTCAGCGCCAATGACACTGGTGATCGATTTCAGCCGCGCCACGCGCACCTCGCTCCTAGACTACGAGGGCACGTTACTCACCGCCCCCTACGAACTTTTGGACGCGGGACCCGATTTGCAGCGCGAAGCCTTCAACATCTTCAAGATCATTCCATTCGGTAGCCGCGACTTCTGGACGCGGGTGATCGAGGGGGCGCAAAGATTCTGCGAGTTCCTGAATGCGAACCTGCCGGATACAAAGGTGATATTGCTCGATATGCCCCCCACAGCCGACTATCGAGGCACGCTTATCGACCGCAATACCTATGTGACCGACTTTTGCCGCTGGCAGATACGGTATCCGATTTCTCGCATGCTTATCGACTTTTGCCGGGAGCGTATTGAAAACAGCAGGATATTTGCACCGCCGTCAGACCTCTATTCCGACGACACCGCACTCTACGGACCCGCACCGATGCACTATTCCGTGGAGGTCTGGAAGGAGATCGCTGTTCGCTTTCATGCGAATGGCGGCTTCGAAGGATTGCCGCGTGCGAGCGATACGGTTTCCACACTCACGAACTATTCCGGCCTAATAGATGCCTTCACCAAGACGGCATTGACCAACCCGAACCTTCATCGGTTCAGCCTCGATATTCTGCTTGGTGCGCTGCCCTATCTCTTCGCAAAAATCAGCAGCCCCGCCCATAGCCACTTTGGCGACCCCATCGATTCCTATGATGTCGTCGCAGCCTTTCGCTGGATTCTCGGTCGCGAGCCCGAATCCGTCGAAACCTTTCTCAGCCACTATGCGCTGCCCAACCGATGGGAGTTGCGCGAAACGCTGCTACGCTCCTTGGAATTCCAGAGCCAGGTGACGAACTATGCCAAACGTTAG
- a CDS encoding DUF4214 domain-containing protein codes for MEHIVIEEQSKTSNAKDVIIAAYRGLLGRDPDKNGMSSYLDLLEKNSISYEDLIRQISGSDEFKTIHGYIHTYGSSRREAMDVFRQFRKYEGPGRAGFVTNFLGCVSNVNHVGLASHSGLVESFPFPGNFHGAALEWIAVLRSVLDARERFSMIELGAGWAPWSAIGYAAAKQKGLSAHVIPIEGDRGHIDYIHHSFRENSIPDSDADVIHGVIGVEDGIARFPRAAQAGHVYGAAAAFSGEGNDGDAFGTFVRHHGGLVAEIEEVTCYSLATILNGKGTIDLIHCDIQGAEGDLFEHHIDVVTKQVKRVFIGTHSADLDRRLISLFPKHGWVCEGIVAAKMRDDSHGDPMLVADGDQVWRNPAFF; via the coding sequence ATGGAGCACATTGTGATCGAAGAGCAATCGAAAACAAGCAATGCAAAGGACGTCATCATCGCGGCATATAGAGGCCTTCTAGGAAGAGATCCTGACAAGAACGGCATGAGTTCTTATCTCGATTTGCTGGAGAAGAACTCAATTTCATATGAAGATCTTATACGGCAAATCAGTGGTTCTGATGAATTTAAGACCATACATGGATACATTCACACATATGGCTCCTCCAGAAGAGAGGCAATGGATGTATTTCGGCAATTCAGAAAGTATGAGGGTCCGGGCCGAGCAGGCTTTGTGACCAACTTTCTCGGTTGCGTTTCCAACGTGAACCATGTCGGTCTTGCAAGCCATTCGGGACTGGTTGAATCATTTCCGTTTCCCGGTAATTTTCATGGGGCCGCCTTGGAATGGATCGCGGTATTGCGTTCAGTTCTCGACGCTCGGGAGCGATTCAGCATGATCGAGCTCGGCGCCGGATGGGCACCTTGGTCGGCAATCGGCTATGCGGCCGCCAAACAGAAAGGCTTAAGCGCTCACGTGATCCCGATCGAAGGGGATCGCGGTCATATCGATTATATTCACCATTCGTTTCGTGAAAACTCCATCCCCGATAGCGATGCCGACGTTATCCATGGGGTCATCGGCGTTGAGGACGGGATAGCCAGGTTCCCTAGGGCAGCGCAGGCCGGGCATGTCTATGGCGCCGCCGCTGCTTTTTCTGGCGAGGGCAATGATGGCGATGCGTTCGGGACATTCGTGAGGCACCATGGCGGCCTTGTCGCGGAAATTGAAGAGGTTACATGTTATAGTCTCGCAACGATCCTGAACGGCAAAGGGACCATTGATCTCATCCATTGCGATATTCAAGGTGCCGAGGGCGACCTCTTTGAACACCATATCGATGTGGTGACGAAGCAGGTGAAGCGCGTATTCATTGGCACGCATTCCGCTGACTTGGATCGACGCCTCATCAGCTTGTTTCCCAAGCATGGCTGGGTCTGCGAAGGCATCGTTGCCGCAAAGATGAGGGACGATTCGCACGGAGATCCGATGCTTGTTGCGGATGGTGATCAGGTATGGCGCAATCCGGCGTTTTTCTGA
- the tnpC gene encoding IS66 family transposase, with protein MTRTGEPSIAELMAQLAANAAEIAALKAEKEALSQRVVKLEEELALAKLHRFAPRSEKHVDRLFNEAEEAADEDDSGDGDDVVDLPDTGLPAVASVVGKKRGRRPLPEDLPRERVEYDLPDDQKTCPCCDSQMHRMGEAVTEQLHIEVKAKVLQNVRFKYACRHCDRTGINTPVVIAPMPTQPLPGSIATASTLAFALVHKYVDGTPLYRVAQTFERAGVPISRGALAHWVIGSSERHLRRIYDALRQRLQSQPLIHGDETTVQVLKEKDKEATSTSYMWAYRSSEDSDEPIVLLDYQPGRGQIHPQTFLGDYRGILMSDGYTAWRALHGATHVGCMAHSRRRFVEALKTRKNGGGPPEQALRFFEQLYRIEKQARDKVPDAGETKADCIHRFRQQHSLPILCALKTWLDNITPKVVPDTKLGDAVSYTLNQWDYLTRYTSDGRMPIDNNILEREIRVFATGRKSWLFSDTADGAKASAVIYSLMLTCRACGVDPLSWLRHVLTELPQRDERADIVDLLPFNFATTEAA; from the coding sequence ATGACTCGCACCGGCGAACCGAGCATTGCAGAACTGATGGCGCAATTGGCAGCCAATGCTGCCGAAATCGCTGCGCTCAAAGCCGAGAAGGAAGCGCTCTCGCAGCGGGTCGTCAAGCTTGAGGAGGAGCTGGCGCTTGCAAAGCTGCATCGCTTTGCACCCCGCAGCGAAAAGCACGTTGATCGCCTCTTCAACGAAGCCGAAGAGGCTGCCGACGAAGATGACAGCGGCGACGGTGATGACGTTGTCGATCTCCCGGACACGGGCCTGCCGGCGGTCGCGAGCGTCGTGGGAAAAAAGCGGGGACGCAGACCTCTGCCGGAAGACCTGCCACGCGAGCGTGTCGAGTATGACCTTCCCGACGATCAAAAAACTTGTCCGTGCTGCGATAGTCAAATGCATCGCATGGGCGAGGCCGTTACCGAGCAGCTTCATATCGAAGTCAAGGCAAAGGTTCTGCAGAACGTCCGGTTCAAATATGCCTGCCGCCATTGCGACCGCACCGGGATCAACACACCCGTCGTGATCGCACCGATGCCGACGCAGCCCCTGCCGGGCAGCATCGCTACCGCTTCGACGCTAGCCTTCGCGCTCGTCCACAAATACGTCGATGGCACCCCACTCTACCGCGTGGCTCAGACATTCGAGCGGGCCGGCGTTCCGATCAGCCGTGGCGCTCTTGCTCACTGGGTAATCGGCTCGAGCGAGAGGCATCTGCGTCGCATCTATGATGCGCTGAGGCAGAGGCTTCAGTCGCAGCCTCTCATCCATGGCGATGAGACGACGGTTCAGGTGCTGAAGGAAAAGGACAAGGAGGCCACCAGCACGTCGTACATGTGGGCGTACCGCAGCAGCGAGGACAGTGACGAGCCGATCGTGCTTCTCGACTACCAGCCCGGCCGCGGCCAGATCCATCCGCAGACCTTTCTCGGCGATTACCGCGGCATATTGATGAGCGACGGCTACACCGCCTGGCGCGCATTGCATGGCGCAACCCATGTCGGATGCATGGCTCATTCCCGGCGACGCTTCGTCGAAGCCCTCAAGACGAGAAAGAATGGTGGCGGTCCGCCGGAGCAAGCTCTCAGGTTCTTTGAGCAGCTTTACCGGATCGAAAAGCAGGCAAGAGACAAAGTCCCAGATGCTGGGGAGACGAAGGCCGACTGCATTCACCGCTTCCGCCAACAGCACAGCTTGCCTATCCTGTGCGCTCTAAAGACGTGGCTCGATAACATCACCCCGAAAGTTGTGCCGGATACCAAGCTCGGCGACGCCGTGTCCTACACATTGAACCAATGGGATTACCTGACGCGCTATACCAGCGACGGCAGGATGCCGATCGATAACAACATTCTGGAACGCGAAATCAGAGTTTTTGCCACCGGCAGGAAATCCTGGCTGTTCAGCGACACCGCTGACGGAGCCAAGGCCAGCGCCGTGATCTACAGTCTCATGCTGACTTGCCGAGCCTGCGGCGTCGATCCACTCTCTTGGCTGCGCCACGTGCTCACTGAGTTGCCCCAGCGGGACGAAAGGGCCGACATCGTCGACCTGCTGCCGTTCAACTTCGCCACAACCGAAGCCGCCTGA
- a CDS encoding IS3 family transposase (programmed frameshift) → MTNHIPKIEVLSGPERRRRWSTAEKLAIVQETYEPDVTVSIVARRHGIQPNQLFAWRKLAAQGALTATASQEEVVPASEYRALQNQVKELQRLLGKKTMEGEILKEALEIASGFKKTPVALALVAEGWFAMTAVCETLGVARSNIAERVKQRPSRARGRPPLADQALLDEIKTIIDDMPTYGYRRVHAILRRKASSESRPWPNAKRVYRVMKVHGMLLQRHTGAIDTRRHDGRVAVEQSNLRWCSDGFEIGCDNKEKVRVAFALDCCDREAIAHVATTEGIKSEDVQDLVITAVENRFGLVNTLPKPIEWLTDNGSCFIAKDTRSLLVDIGMEPCSTPVRSPQSNGMAEAFVKTFKRDYVSVNPLPDAITVIAKLPSWFEHYNTLHPHKALGYCSPREFLNRQTET, encoded by the exons ATGACCAATCACATACCTAAGATAGAAGTGCTGTCCGGCCCTGAGCGCCGCCGCCGCTGGTCGACAGCGGAGAAGCTCGCGATAGTCCAGGAGACCTACGAGCCTGACGTCACGGTCAGCATCGTTGCGCGACGGCATGGGATTCAGCCGAACCAGTTGTTCGCCTGGCGCAAACTTGCGGCGCAGGGTGCACTGACGGCCACTGCATCGCAGGAAGAGGTCGTCCCAGCATCCGAATACAGAGCGCTTCAGAACCAGGTGAAAGAGCTGCAGCGCCTCCTCGGCAAGAAGACGATGGAAGGCGAAATCCTCAAAGAAGCGCTTGAGATAGCATCAGGGT TCAAAAAAACACCTGTTGCGCTCGCTCTCGTTGCCGAAGGATGGTTCGCGATGACGGCGGTGTGCGAGACCCTTGGTGTCGCCCGATCCAACATTGCGGAACGTGTGAAGCAACGTCCTTCCAGAGCCAGAGGGCGGCCGCCGCTCGCCGATCAGGCACTGCTGGATGAGATCAAGACGATCATCGACGACATGCCGACCTACGGATATCGCCGGGTTCACGCGATCCTGCGCCGTAAAGCCAGCAGCGAAAGCCGTCCATGGCCGAATGCCAAGCGCGTCTATCGGGTGATGAAGGTTCACGGCATGCTCCTTCAGCGCCACACCGGTGCAATCGACACCCGTCGCCACGATGGCCGTGTTGCTGTCGAGCAGTCGAATTTACGCTGGTGTTCAGACGGCTTCGAAATCGGCTGCGACAATAAAGAGAAGGTGCGCGTTGCCTTCGCTCTCGATTGCTGTGATCGCGAGGCCATTGCCCATGTAGCGACAACCGAGGGCATCAAGAGCGAGGACGTCCAGGACCTTGTCATCACGGCTGTTGAGAACCGCTTCGGTCTCGTCAACACCCTTCCAAAGCCAATCGAATGGTTGACCGACAACGGCTCCTGCTTCATCGCAAAGGATACCAGGTCGCTGCTCGTCGATATCGGCATGGAGCCATGTTCAACGCCTGTTCGCAGCCCCCAGTCCAACGGGATGGCCGAAGCCTTCGTCAAAACCTTCAAGCGCGATTACGTCTCGGTCAACCCCTTGCCGGACGCCATAACCGTCATCGCGAAACTGCCCTCATGGTTCGAACACTACAACACCCTTCACCCGCATAAGGCATTGGGGTATTGCTCGCCTCGTGAGTTCTTAAACCGTCAAACAGAAACCTGA
- a CDS encoding class I SAM-dependent methyltransferase — protein MDDPTLKQVVSKTASYWSEIGTQAPHWSVLSLDKYAPDLLEQNLAEFYESGVGDLYLVRDLLRRMNRSPNDFNTILEFGCGVGRATAALATAFKHVIALDISAPHIELAKKHVASSGANNVEFIQVTSENVMPGRGFDLWYSRLVLQHNPPPVTLSVLEKAFSGLPPHGVAIVHVRTHQDGYSFKVADYLKGGSKLDMEMHSTPQNSILELADRTGCRLFELHEEPGHIDNVTSIFVFVKK, from the coding sequence ATGGACGATCCCACTCTTAAACAGGTGGTATCCAAGACGGCGTCCTATTGGTCAGAAATTGGTACTCAGGCGCCACATTGGTCTGTCTTGTCTTTGGATAAATATGCGCCGGATCTATTGGAACAAAATCTGGCTGAATTTTATGAAAGCGGTGTCGGAGATTTGTACCTGGTTCGCGACCTGCTCCGTAGAATGAACCGATCGCCAAATGACTTCAATACTATCCTTGAATTTGGTTGTGGCGTCGGGCGTGCGACGGCTGCGCTAGCTACGGCCTTCAAGCATGTTATCGCGCTGGATATCTCAGCCCCTCATATTGAATTGGCGAAAAAGCATGTTGCATCTTCGGGCGCCAATAATGTCGAGTTTATCCAAGTCACATCTGAGAACGTCATGCCAGGGCGCGGCTTCGATCTTTGGTATTCCCGGCTGGTGCTGCAACATAATCCGCCGCCGGTTACACTGTCTGTCCTAGAGAAGGCGTTTTCCGGATTGCCGCCTCACGGAGTCGCGATCGTACACGTCAGGACACATCAGGATGGCTACAGCTTCAAAGTAGCAGACTATCTCAAGGGTGGTTCCAAACTCGATATGGAGATGCACTCTACGCCGCAAAATTCCATCCTCGAGCTGGCCGATAGAACTGGCTGCCGGTTATTCGAGTTGCACGAAGAGCCTGGCCATATCGACAATGTTACCAGCATCTTTGTTTTCGTGAAGAAATAA
- the tnpA gene encoding IS66-like element accessory protein TnpA — MMEEGQKLAVRLVGRNGRRRFDQSSKDRLIMACLEPGASVSKLAREHGVNANLVWKWIRKHTQPLASPPSSTSSFIPVQITAASDEFEELPRKAERNRPLPSPAKVSASLPNGVKLTLECSDVDALTAIIGALGHVQTWR, encoded by the coding sequence ATGATGGAAGAAGGTCAAAAACTTGCCGTGCGGCTGGTCGGTCGGAATGGGAGACGCCGTTTCGATCAAAGTTCGAAAGACCGCCTTATTATGGCCTGCCTTGAACCTGGCGCATCGGTATCGAAACTCGCGCGCGAACACGGGGTCAACGCGAACCTCGTTTGGAAATGGATACGCAAGCACACCCAGCCGCTTGCGTCGCCGCCGTCTTCGACATCGTCTTTTATTCCGGTGCAAATCACCGCGGCCAGCGACGAGTTTGAAGAGCTGCCTCGGAAAGCAGAGAGGAACCGGCCGCTGCCCTCTCCAGCGAAGGTGAGCGCGTCACTGCCGAACGGGGTGAAGCTGACGTTGGAATGCAGTGACGTAGATGCATTGACGGCAATCATCGGAGCGCTGGGTCATGTTCAGACTTGGCGCTGA
- a CDS encoding capsule biosynthesis protein, translating to MALINSETQNKKVDADQRRQPFRHIIATSIAGPAKARKRRKRFGRLSVYLLAVIAPTLAVSAYYAFIAAPIYVSESSFVVRMAAPPSSNVFGSLLQNSGITRSQDDTFSVQEYIRSRQALKELAERLPVRAIFGSPQADWLTRFPRFWENNSEEQLYNYYSDRVSVIHNDTTGITVLRTTAFHAQDAADMNASLLALGGDLLDRLNNRARGDAVRFADGEVQQAQQRVIDAQRNITNFRNKELMVDPNASSMSMIDLISNLTSTLANSRARLAETRKTAPDSSSIPFLTSQIAALEQQIENERAKMVGSDKSIAPRIADYESLVLMREFSNKALVSALDSLEAARADARRQQLYLEVVVPPQMPDEAEMPYALKNVTVVFLSLSLCYLLGWLMVTAIRDHESG from the coding sequence ATGGCTCTGATCAACTCCGAGACCCAAAACAAGAAAGTCGATGCAGATCAGCGCCGGCAGCCTTTCCGCCACATCATCGCAACTTCGATTGCCGGGCCTGCAAAAGCCCGAAAGCGTCGCAAGCGTTTCGGTCGTCTAAGCGTTTATCTGCTAGCGGTTATTGCCCCTACCCTGGCAGTCAGCGCCTATTACGCATTCATCGCCGCTCCGATCTATGTGTCCGAATCCTCTTTCGTCGTCCGCATGGCCGCGCCGCCATCCTCGAATGTCTTCGGCTCCCTGCTGCAGAACAGCGGGATAACGCGCTCGCAGGACGATACTTTTTCCGTGCAGGAATATATCCGCTCCCGCCAGGCACTGAAGGAACTTGCCGAACGGCTTCCCGTACGCGCCATTTTCGGCAGTCCGCAGGCGGACTGGCTGACGCGCTTTCCGCGCTTCTGGGAAAACAACAGCGAGGAACAGCTCTATAATTACTATTCGGACCGTGTCTCCGTCATTCACAACGACACCACAGGCATCACCGTCCTGCGGACGACAGCCTTTCACGCGCAGGATGCCGCGGACATGAACGCCTCATTGCTGGCACTCGGCGGCGATCTGCTTGACCGGCTCAACAACCGCGCCCGCGGCGATGCGGTTCGCTTTGCCGATGGCGAGGTGCAGCAGGCGCAGCAGCGGGTCATCGACGCACAGAGAAACATAACGAACTTCAGAAACAAGGAGCTGATGGTCGATCCGAATGCCAGCTCCATGTCGATGATCGACCTCATCAGCAATCTGACGTCCACTCTCGCCAACAGCCGGGCGCGGCTTGCGGAAACGCGCAAGACTGCGCCGGATAGCAGTTCCATTCCGTTTCTGACGAGCCAGATCGCTGCACTGGAGCAGCAGATCGAGAACGAACGAGCCAAGATGGTCGGATCGGATAAATCCATCGCGCCCAGAATTGCGGATTACGAAAGTCTCGTCCTGATGCGGGAGTTTTCCAACAAGGCGCTCGTTTCCGCTCTTGACTCACTCGAAGCGGCCCGAGCCGATGCCCGCCGCCAACAGCTTTATCTTGAGGTCGTCGTTCCACCGCAGATGCCCGACGAGGCAGAGATGCCTTATGCGCTCAAGAACGTTACAGTCGTTTTCCTGTCCTTGAGCCTTTGCTATCTGCTGGGCTGGCTCATGGTCACCGCCATCAGGGATCACGAAAGCGGCTGA
- a CDS encoding class I SAM-dependent methyltransferase, which yields MGGDTETFYQFQLPSSVVCRHEHFHEGWFERWAKAIDPNWSYELKHHRKLWEWCAIIQALQERKKLTEGSKGLGFAVGTEPLSSLFASQGATIEATDLFVGEEADHWTGTNQHASGLDALYKDYLLSKELFQRRVSFHPADMRDLSGFTPDSYDFIWSSCSFEHLGNLALGINFVEESSKLLRRGGVAVHTTEFNCLSDEITIDNAVDVIYRGQDLRRLKKTLEENGFDVAPLDLRLGDDDEDRLFDYPPYGMHNRDHIKLYMQGFVATSVLLIITKL from the coding sequence ATGGGTGGAGACACAGAAACGTTCTATCAATTCCAGCTTCCGTCTTCTGTGGTTTGTCGACATGAGCACTTCCATGAAGGTTGGTTCGAAAGATGGGCGAAGGCGATTGACCCCAACTGGAGTTATGAGCTGAAGCATCACAGAAAGCTCTGGGAATGGTGTGCAATAATACAGGCTCTCCAAGAGAGGAAGAAGCTCACTGAGGGCTCCAAGGGTCTCGGCTTCGCTGTCGGAACTGAACCTCTATCCTCGCTTTTTGCCAGCCAAGGAGCAACCATCGAGGCAACCGATCTTTTTGTCGGAGAGGAGGCCGATCACTGGACCGGAACCAATCAGCATGCGAGCGGTCTCGACGCTCTTTATAAAGATTATTTGCTAAGCAAAGAACTATTCCAACGCAGAGTATCTTTCCACCCGGCAGATATGCGGGATCTGTCGGGGTTCACTCCGGATAGTTACGACTTTATTTGGAGCTCTTGCTCGTTTGAGCATCTAGGGAATTTGGCGCTTGGAATTAACTTCGTAGAAGAATCGTCAAAATTGCTTCGAAGAGGCGGCGTTGCCGTTCATACAACGGAGTTCAATTGCTTGTCTGACGAGATCACGATCGATAATGCAGTCGACGTGATTTATCGAGGTCAAGATCTGCGGCGTCTGAAGAAGACGCTGGAGGAAAATGGATTTGATGTTGCACCATTGGACTTAAGGCTAGGTGACGACGACGAAGATCGCTTGTTCGATTATCCGCCGTACGGAATGCATAATCGCGATCACATCAAACTCTATATGCAAGGGTTTGTTGCTACATCCGTTCTTCTTATTATCACAAAACTATAA
- the tnpB gene encoding IS66 family insertion sequence element accessory protein TnpB (TnpB, as the term is used for proteins encoded by IS66 family insertion elements, is considered an accessory protein, since TnpC, encoded by a neighboring gene, is a DDE family transposase.): MFRLGADLKVYLHREPIDFRAGINSLAVLVQETMALDPFAPAVFAFCNRRRDRMKLLFFDRSGFVMVLKRLTEDKFRWPRREVPVVVLTTEQLHWILDGIDIDAMIRHPVRQYQIAG, encoded by the coding sequence ATGTTCAGACTTGGCGCTGATCTCAAGGTTTACCTGCATCGCGAGCCGATCGACTTTCGGGCCGGCATCAACAGCCTTGCTGTCCTGGTCCAGGAGACGATGGCGCTGGATCCCTTTGCTCCTGCGGTTTTTGCCTTTTGCAATCGCCGTCGTGACCGGATGAAGCTATTGTTCTTTGACCGATCCGGTTTTGTGATGGTCTTGAAGCGGTTGACCGAAGACAAGTTCAGATGGCCCCGCCGCGAAGTGCCGGTCGTTGTGCTGACGACAGAACAGCTTCACTGGATTCTCGACGGCATTGATATCGATGCGATGATCCGTCATCCGGTGCGGCAATATCAGATCGCCGGTTGA
- a CDS encoding ABC transporter permease, with the protein MHQVSANASRGSQFITGLKIQGRVLGALIMREMLIRYGRENIGFLWLALEPMILTTGVMIMWTLLNHEAHGLTVAAFVLSGYMPLTLWRHITGHAVSCLRQNMPLMYHRQIRLADAIIARALLETAGTTAALILVYTVARLANIIPPYQNLGLVLAGWLFMAWLSFAVALIFAAGSERFEFVEKLVPPFQYLTLPICGMFFMVAWLPSGAQKLALYVPLVHCFELFRAGVFGDSVQTFYDIDYLAKCCLFTTAVGLFLINAARNHIKFE; encoded by the coding sequence GTGCATCAGGTATCGGCAAACGCGAGCAGGGGTTCGCAGTTCATCACCGGATTGAAGATTCAGGGCCGCGTCCTTGGTGCGCTGATCATGCGCGAAATGCTCATACGCTACGGGCGGGAAAACATCGGCTTCCTGTGGCTTGCGCTGGAACCGATGATCCTGACCACGGGTGTCATGATCATGTGGACGCTGCTCAATCACGAGGCGCACGGATTGACGGTGGCGGCTTTCGTTTTGAGCGGTTACATGCCGCTGACGCTCTGGCGCCACATAACCGGTCATGCGGTTTCTTGTCTGCGCCAGAATATGCCCTTGATGTATCATCGCCAGATCCGCCTGGCTGACGCCATAATTGCCCGTGCGCTTCTGGAGACCGCCGGCACGACCGCCGCTCTCATCCTCGTCTACACGGTTGCGCGTTTGGCAAACATCATTCCGCCCTATCAGAATCTCGGTCTGGTGCTGGCGGGCTGGTTGTTCATGGCCTGGCTCTCTTTCGCGGTGGCGCTCATCTTTGCCGCCGGTTCGGAACGGTTCGAGTTTGTTGAGAAGCTGGTGCCGCCATTTCAATATCTCACATTGCCGATCTGTGGCATGTTCTTCATGGTGGCCTGGCTGCCGAGCGGTGCCCAGAAGCTGGCGCTCTATGTCCCTCTCGTTCATTGCTTCGAGCTTTTTCGCGCCGGCGTCTTCGGCGATTCCGTGCAAACCTTCTATGACATTGATTACCTCGCGAAGTGCTGCCTGTTTACGACGGCTGTCGGGCTCTTCCTGATCAACGCGGCACGCAATCACATCAAGTTCGAGTGA